In Gemmatimonadaceae bacterium, the following proteins share a genomic window:
- a CDS encoding D-alanine--D-alanine ligase, with the protein MIKLKIAVLMGGTSSERDVSLASGIRITEALREAGHEVTAVDTVAGALSPADERKLLSGGVVKTAPPDTKALVRMNAAMQGTLKALPNADVLFLALHGGQGEDGTLQALLDLTGVPYTGSGHMASALAMDKDLSKKLFRAAGVPTADWLMAPATVEEVRSALGFPVIVKPSKQGSTVGLNIVKTPDQLQSAIDEAFEHDDEVMIEQFIPGRELTVGILGDEALPVGEIIPKHEIYDYECKYTAGMAVEEFPANLSEAETKTIQALALKAFRALKLGGCARVDFRMSPEGTFYCLEANTLPGMTQTSLIPQAAAAAGISFPELCDRIAKLALGKRGGD; encoded by the coding sequence GAACGCGATGTTTCGCTGGCGTCCGGAATCCGAATCACCGAGGCGTTGCGCGAAGCGGGACACGAGGTGACGGCGGTCGATACCGTGGCAGGCGCGCTCAGCCCCGCCGACGAGCGGAAACTGCTCAGTGGCGGCGTCGTGAAGACGGCGCCGCCGGATACCAAGGCACTCGTCCGAATGAACGCGGCGATGCAAGGCACCCTCAAGGCGCTCCCGAATGCCGACGTGCTGTTCTTGGCGCTGCACGGCGGCCAGGGCGAGGACGGCACGCTGCAGGCGCTACTCGACCTCACGGGTGTTCCGTACACGGGCAGCGGACACATGGCGAGCGCCTTGGCGATGGACAAGGATCTCTCCAAGAAGCTGTTCCGCGCCGCGGGTGTGCCGACGGCGGATTGGCTCATGGCGCCCGCCACGGTCGAGGAAGTTCGCTCGGCACTTGGATTTCCAGTCATCGTCAAACCGTCGAAACAGGGGTCGACGGTCGGACTGAACATCGTCAAGACGCCCGATCAGCTGCAGTCGGCGATCGACGAGGCGTTCGAGCACGACGACGAGGTGATGATCGAACAATTCATTCCCGGGCGTGAGCTCACCGTCGGCATACTCGGCGACGAGGCGCTGCCTGTTGGCGAAATCATCCCGAAGCACGAGATTTACGACTACGAGTGCAAGTACACCGCGGGCATGGCGGTCGAGGAATTTCCGGCGAACTTGAGTGAGGCCGAAACGAAGACCATTCAGGCGCTCGCGCTCAAGGCGTTTCGCGCGCTGAAGCTTGGCGGGTGTGCGCGCGTCGATTTTCGAATGTCCCCCGAAGGCACGTTTTACTGCCTGGAAGCGAACACGCTGCCGGGCATGACACAAACCAGTCTCATTCCGCAGGCGGCGGCAGCGGCCGGGATCTCGTTTCCCGAGCTGTGCGACCGCATCGCGAAACTCGCGCTGGGCAAGCGCGGAGGCGATTGA
- the queF gene encoding preQ(1) synthase: MPKPELLETFSNPYAGRDYEIAMECPEFTSLCPLGGIESDADELRALKGGAPDFGTIYITYVPGDMCLELKSLKLYLWSFRDDGIFYERAVNRILEDLSQACNPRWMEVVGDFNIRGGIKSVIRARVGAKNA; the protein is encoded by the coding sequence ATGCCAAAGCCAGAACTTCTCGAAACGTTTTCTAATCCATACGCGGGCCGCGACTACGAGATCGCCATGGAATGCCCGGAGTTCACGTCGCTCTGCCCGCTCGGCGGGATCGAATCCGACGCGGACGAGTTGCGCGCGCTGAAGGGCGGGGCGCCTGATTTCGGAACGATCTACATCACATACGTGCCGGGCGACATGTGCTTGGAGCTCAAGAGTCTCAAGCTCTATCTCTGGAGTTTCCGCGACGACGGCATTTTCTACGAGCGTGCGGTAAATCGCATTCTCGAGGATCTCTCTCAAGCCTGCAATCCACGCTGGATGGAGGTGGTTGGTGATTTCAACATTCGCGGTGGGATCAAGTCCGTCATTCGCGCGCGCGTGGGGGCGAAGAATGCCTAA
- a CDS encoding rhomboid family intramembrane serine protease produces MSSQPAPSPSPSPAPSADASFVTSTAVRVLIAISAAVMFLQFEVSNHLVGWMAFDSNALPGKWFSAFTYMFAHVNVWHLAANMYGLFVFGPRVEREFGARKFAWFYVLCGLGGVVFQMLLIRSGTLIGASAAVFGVMTAYAMQWPDDEVYLFFVMPLRVRTLVIGLLVFNLVFGIASTGDGGGANIAYFAHLGGVMAAYVYMRVALSSGIDQVRQRVANLPDADEPPRAIPRNLPRRERGDEVDDIVAKSKAIAAKRAVSLTPPRRRSGEQKADELNRVLDKISEQGIESLTSDERKVLEEMSRRLQKDDNV; encoded by the coding sequence ATGTCGTCGCAACCGGCCCCAAGTCCTTCACCATCACCCGCACCGTCCGCGGACGCCTCGTTCGTCACGAGCACCGCCGTACGTGTGCTGATCGCGATCAGCGCGGCCGTGATGTTCTTGCAGTTCGAGGTGTCGAATCACCTCGTCGGTTGGATGGCGTTCGACTCCAACGCGCTGCCGGGCAAGTGGTTCAGTGCGTTCACCTACATGTTCGCCCACGTCAACGTGTGGCATCTCGCCGCGAACATGTACGGTCTGTTCGTGTTTGGTCCGCGCGTGGAGCGCGAGTTCGGCGCCCGGAAGTTCGCCTGGTTCTACGTGCTGTGCGGACTCGGCGGCGTCGTGTTTCAGATGTTGCTGATTCGGAGCGGCACGCTGATCGGTGCGTCCGCCGCCGTGTTCGGTGTGATGACCGCGTATGCCATGCAGTGGCCGGATGACGAGGTCTATCTCTTCTTCGTGATGCCGTTGCGCGTTCGCACGCTCGTGATCGGCCTGCTCGTGTTCAACCTGGTGTTCGGCATCGCGAGCACTGGTGACGGCGGCGGAGCGAACATCGCGTACTTCGCGCACCTGGGTGGCGTGATGGCGGCCTACGTGTACATGCGCGTGGCGCTCTCGTCGGGCATCGATCAGGTGCGGCAGCGTGTGGCGAACCTGCCCGACGCCGACGAACCGCCGCGCGCGATCCCGCGCAACCTTCCGCGCCGCGAGCGCGGCGACGAGGTCGACGACATCGTCGCGAAGAGCAAAGCGATCGCGGCCAAGCGTGCGGTATCGCTGACGCCGCCGCGCCGGCGCTCCGGGGAGCAGAAAGCTGACGAGCTCAATCGTGTGCTCGACAAGATCTCGGAGCAGGGGATTGAGAGTCTCACGAGCGACGAGCGCAAAGTGCTCGAAGAGATGAGCCGGCGTCTTCAGAAAGACGACAACGTCTAG